In Terriglobales bacterium, the following proteins share a genomic window:
- the purL gene encoding phosphoribosylformylglycinamidine synthase subunit PurL, which produces MALSSMVKHAANAITDETLEQHGITPDEFQKILRLLGRRPTLTELGIFSVMWSEHCSYKSSRVHLRRLPTHSRRVLQGPGENAGVIDIGDGWACAFKIESHNHPSFLEPFQGAATGVGGILRDIFTMGARPVAVMDSLRFGPITGDAAGAAPPGKAATAGDARAAQEARAALKAIHKNHSLLEGVVSGIASYGNCFGVPNLGGETKFEPCYAGNPLVNAFALGLMRRDRIFLARAAGEGNPVIYVGAKTGRDGIHGATMASEEFREGSEQKRPNVQVGDPFLEKLLLEACLEVMETGAVVGIQDMGAAGLTCSTCEMGARGGVGIEIEMDLVPQRETAMNGYEIMLSESQERMLLVAERGREEEVFRVFQKWGLDAVTIGRVTSDGKLRVLEHGNVIAEIPNTALTDDAPVYRRPIERWEAEVPREKPESVRLGETADLTANFKKLLAAPNICSKRWIYQQYDSMVQTNTVEGPGADAGLVRVKGTRRGLAMSLDGNGRWCWLDPKLGAMHAVAEAARNVACTGATPVAATNCLNFGSPEKPEVMWQFSQVVDGIARACEELEIPITGGNVSLYNETLGEGIYPTPVLGVVGLLENLEDAVRHGFRETGRAIVLLRGAEPGDATDAEIEFGSSEYAKEVLGRVWGYPPALELHREAAVQKCLIELVRDGAIGSAHDCSSGGLAVAVAESSFAEGVGARIDLAGGELAPECVLFGEDASRVVLSCDPARLRYIQQTAVKYGVTAERIGETVPDNLEISLDGRIVVSAEVSELADAWEHALERALHVETEERMVPGVLQKS; this is translated from the coding sequence ATGGCCTTGTCCTCTATGGTCAAGCACGCCGCCAACGCCATCACCGACGAAACGCTGGAACAGCACGGAATTACCCCTGACGAATTCCAGAAAATCCTGCGGCTGCTCGGACGCCGCCCCACGCTCACCGAGCTGGGCATCTTCAGCGTGATGTGGAGCGAGCATTGCTCGTACAAGTCGTCGCGTGTGCACCTGCGTCGGCTGCCCACTCACAGCCGGCGCGTGCTGCAAGGGCCCGGCGAGAACGCCGGCGTGATTGATATCGGCGATGGCTGGGCGTGCGCGTTCAAAATTGAGTCGCACAACCACCCGTCGTTCCTCGAGCCATTCCAGGGCGCGGCGACCGGAGTGGGCGGCATTCTGCGCGACATCTTCACCATGGGCGCGCGGCCGGTCGCGGTGATGGACTCCCTCCGCTTCGGGCCCATCACCGGCGATGCGGCCGGCGCGGCTCCGCCGGGGAAAGCCGCCACGGCGGGCGACGCCCGCGCTGCCCAGGAAGCGCGCGCCGCGCTGAAAGCGATTCATAAGAACCACTCGCTGCTGGAAGGCGTGGTGAGCGGCATTGCCAGCTACGGCAACTGCTTTGGCGTGCCGAACCTGGGCGGCGAAACGAAGTTCGAGCCGTGCTACGCGGGCAATCCGCTGGTGAACGCGTTCGCGCTCGGCCTGATGCGGCGCGATCGCATCTTCCTGGCACGCGCGGCCGGAGAAGGCAATCCGGTGATCTACGTCGGCGCCAAAACGGGGCGCGACGGCATCCACGGCGCCACCATGGCGAGCGAGGAATTCCGCGAAGGCTCGGAGCAGAAGCGCCCCAACGTCCAGGTTGGCGACCCTTTCCTCGAGAAGCTCCTCCTGGAGGCCTGCCTCGAAGTGATGGAGACCGGCGCCGTCGTCGGCATTCAGGACATGGGGGCCGCCGGGCTCACCTGCTCCACCTGCGAGATGGGTGCGCGCGGCGGCGTGGGCATCGAGATTGAGATGGACCTGGTGCCGCAGCGCGAAACCGCCATGAACGGATACGAGATCATGCTCTCCGAATCGCAGGAGCGCATGCTGCTCGTCGCCGAGCGCGGCCGCGAAGAAGAAGTGTTTCGCGTCTTCCAGAAGTGGGGGCTCGATGCCGTGACCATTGGACGCGTTACGTCCGACGGCAAGCTCCGCGTGCTCGAGCACGGCAACGTCATTGCCGAGATTCCCAACACCGCCCTCACCGACGACGCGCCAGTGTATCGGCGCCCGATCGAGCGCTGGGAGGCCGAGGTTCCTCGCGAGAAGCCAGAAAGCGTTCGCCTCGGCGAAACCGCCGATCTCACCGCCAACTTCAAAAAGCTCCTCGCCGCGCCAAACATTTGCAGCAAACGCTGGATCTACCAGCAGTACGACTCCATGGTCCAGACCAACACCGTCGAGGGCCCGGGCGCCGACGCCGGCCTGGTCCGCGTGAAGGGCACGCGGCGCGGCCTGGCCATGTCCCTCGACGGCAACGGCCGCTGGTGCTGGCTCGATCCCAAACTCGGCGCGATGCACGCCGTGGCCGAGGCCGCGCGCAACGTGGCCTGCACCGGCGCCACGCCGGTTGCCGCCACCAACTGCCTGAATTTTGGCAGTCCCGAGAAGCCGGAAGTCATGTGGCAGTTTTCGCAGGTGGTTGACGGCATCGCGCGCGCGTGCGAGGAGCTGGAAATCCCGATCACCGGCGGCAACGTGAGCCTCTACAACGAAACGCTGGGCGAGGGGATTTATCCCACCCCGGTGCTCGGCGTTGTCGGCTTGCTGGAAAACCTTGAAGACGCGGTTCGGCACGGCTTCCGCGAGACTGGCCGCGCCATCGTCCTGCTGCGCGGAGCTGAGCCGGGCGACGCGACCGACGCCGAAATCGAATTCGGCTCCTCCGAATATGCGAAAGAAGTCCTGGGCCGGGTCTGGGGATATCCGCCGGCCCTGGAACTTCACCGCGAGGCGGCGGTGCAGAAGTGCCTGATCGAGCTGGTCCGCGATGGCGCGATCGGCTCAGCTCACGACTGCTCCAGCGGCGGACTCGCCGTCGCCGTCGCCGAATCCAGCTTCGCTGAGGGAGTTGGCGCGCGGATCGATCTGGCGGGCGGCGAACTTGCGCCCGAATGTGTGCTTTTCGGCGAGGACGCCAGCCGCGTGGTCCTCTCCTGCGACCCGGCCCGGCTCCGGTACATCCAACAAACTGCGGTAAAATACGGAGTCACGGCTGAGCGGATCGGCGAAACGGTTCCCGACAACCTGGAAATTTCCCTCGACGGCAGGATTGTTGTCTCCGCCGAAGTGTCGGAACTGGCCGATGCCTGGGAGCACGCGCTGGAGCGCGCGCTGCACGTCGAGACAGAAGAGCGGATGGTGCCGGGAGTCTTGCAGAAGAGCTGA